The nucleotide window TCTCTGCCCCTCCTCCATGGGCCAGTACTCCATCTCCATGTACATGGAGAACTTCGACTGGAAGCATCAAATCCAGACCTTCCGGGGCATGTACCGGCAGCGCCGCGACGCCATGATCGCGGCCCTAAACGAGCACATGCCCATGTGCACGTGGAACGTTCCTGACGGCGGCTTCTACGTCTGGGTGGGCTTGCCAGAGGGCCTAGACGCAAAGGACATGCTGCCCCGGGCCGTCACCAATCTGGTTGCCTATGTCTCCGGCACCGCCTTCTACGCAGGAGGGCAGTCCGGCCAAGATCACGTGCGACTGTCATTCTGCTACCCCGAGCCCGCAGAGATTCGGGAAGGCGTGCGCCGCCTGTCTGAAGTTGTCATTCACGACCTAGAGCTGCGCGACCTCTTCGGACCAGCTACCCCACGTCCCAGCACTGGCGTCAGCGCGCCAGCACCCGACCAGATCTGAGGAGTACTGCCATGAACGCCACTATCACAGGCACCGAGCCGCTCCGCGTCGCTGTCTTAGCCGGAGGCCTGAGCCACGAAAGAGATGTCTCCCAGCGCTCCGGACACCGCGTGGCCCAAGCGCTACGCCATCTAGGCCACCAGGTCATCATTCTGGACGTGGACGCCAAACTGCTCTCCTCCCTGCGCTCCTTCGCTCCAGACGTCATCTGGCCGCTAGTTCACGGTGGACCGGGAGAGGACGGAGGGCTGCAGAACGTCCTTCTAGCCCTTAAGACCCCCTACGTGGGAACGCACTCTGACGGCTGCCAGCGGTCTTCCTTCAAGCCAACCGCCAAGGCCACAGTGCGCACTGGCGGGGTTCTCACCCCCGACTCGCTGACCCTCCCTAAGGCGTACTTCGCCCAGTTGGGGGCGCAGGAGGTGTTGACCCTGGTAGCGGACCACCTGGGCTTTCCCGTCGTCGTCAAACCAAACCAAGGTGGCTCGGGTCTGGGCGTCTCCTACGCTTCCAGCGCCGATGCGCTACGTGCCGCGATGGTCACCTGCTTTGCCTACGACGAACGGGCCCTAGTGGAGAAGTACGTTGAAGGCACTGAGTTGGCCGTCAGCGTAGTAGATACGGGTCAGGGTCCACGTGCGCTACCGCCGGTGGAAGTGGTCTCCGAGGGGCAGTACGACTTCGACGCCCGCTACAACCCCGGACGCTCTGAGTACTTCGCGCCGGCCCGCCTGGACGCGGCACAGAGCGTGCTCGTGCAAGAGACCGCGCTCAAGGTCCACCAGACCTTGGGTCTGGGCAACATCTCCCGCACGGACCTCATCCTCTCCGAAGACGGCACACCATGGTTCATTGATGTGAATGTGGTGCCGGGTATGACGGAGACCTCGCTCTTTCCGATCGCCGCTGAGGCT belongs to Actinomyces trachealis and includes:
- a CDS encoding D-alanine--D-alanine ligase family protein translates to MNATITGTEPLRVAVLAGGLSHERDVSQRSGHRVAQALRHLGHQVIILDVDAKLLSSLRSFAPDVIWPLVHGGPGEDGGLQNVLLALKTPYVGTHSDGCQRSSFKPTAKATVRTGGVLTPDSLTLPKAYFAQLGAQEVLTLVADHLGFPVVVKPNQGGSGLGVSYASSADALRAAMVTCFAYDERALVEKYVEGTELAVSVVDTGQGPRALPPVEVVSEGQYDFDARYNPGRSEYFAPARLDAAQSVLVQETALKVHQTLGLGNISRTDLILSEDGTPWFIDVNVVPGMTETSLFPIAAEAAGDLAQLYDDLVHNPLCR